Proteins from a genomic interval of Musa acuminata AAA Group cultivar baxijiao chromosome BXJ1-9, Cavendish_Baxijiao_AAA, whole genome shotgun sequence:
- the LOC103998703 gene encoding zinc finger protein CO3, with the protein MKVEGSPSCESCRSAPSTVYCRADAAALCATCDASIHSANLLARRHQRVPVLLALAGGGLVVRPSLTLPYHIGVPVGLDESEREGDEEEEAASWLMLDPVKGNGQGAAALPPFAEVDEFLDLVGYNAGENQGSECCNGPMQQQQLQYSYETSEESECLVPNELHQHQQSLQMEHGASNGLNYSVSLSSVDASVVPDTSNTSHIRASKGTIHLFSPRFNPMDREARVMRYREKRKARKFEKTVRYASRKAYAETRPRIKGRFAKKSDAELEVDHMFSAAVLADSSFGVVPSF; encoded by the exons ATGAAGGTGGAGGGGAGTCCGTCCTGCGAGTCGTGCCGGTCGGCGCCGAGCACGGTGTACTGCCGCGCAGACGCCGCCGCCCTCTGCGCCACCTGCGACGCCAGCATCCACTCCGCCAACCTGCTCGCCCGCCGCCACCAACGTGTCCCGGTCCTCCTCGCCCTGGCCGGCGGCGGCCTCGTCGTCCGCCCCAGCCTCACCCTCCCCTACCACATCGGCGTCCCGGTGGGCCTCGACGAATCGGAGCGCGAGGGCGACGAAGAGGAGGAGGCTGCCTCCTGGCTAATGCTCGATCCTGTGAAGGGCAACGGCCAGGGCGCCGCGGCGCTCCCGCCATTCGCCGAGGTCGACGAGTTCTTGGACCTCGTTGGGTACAACGCCGGCGAGAATCAAGGATCGGAGTGTTGCAATGGCcccatgcagcagcagcagttgcAGTACAGCTATGAGACGAGCGAGGAAAGCGAGTGTTTGGTGCCAAACGAGCTGCATCAGCATCAACAGAGCTTGCAGATGGAGCATGGTGCCTCCAATGGGCTCAATTACTCT GTTTCCTTGTCATCAGTGGATGCAAGTGTTGTGCCGGATACATCCAACACATCTCACATTCGAGCATCCAAAGGAACCATACATCTCTTCTCACCACGGTTCAATCCCATGGACAGAGAAGCCAGGGTCATGAGGtacagggagaagaggaaggcgaGGAAGTTTGAGAAGACCGTCAGGTATGCCTCGAGAAAGGCATATGCTGAAACCAGGCCTCGGATCAAAGGCCGCTTCGCGAAGAAATCGGATGCGGAGCTCGAAGTGGATCATATGTTCTCTGCTGCGGTTTTGGCTGATTCAAGCTTTGGTGTAGTCCCGTCGTTTTGA
- the LOC103998700 gene encoding E3 ubiquitin-protein ligase Os03g0188200-like, which yields MTVRLLSIAAQVTAAAAAVSAAMLLAGVGVLVVLHVCTVGKAFRRWSTATSARDRRGGPSHGLSADRLKRLPCYAFGAGRDGTLDCAVCLESFRGGDRCRLLPACGHSFHAQCVDPWLLTAPVCPICRRRADGRSPGTASPNGPTHQSHVRFDVDPVS from the coding sequence ATGACCGTCAGGCTACTGTCCATTGCGGCCCAGGTCACGGCGGCGGCCGCGGCAGTCTCCGCCGCGATGCTGCTGGCCGGCGTCGGCGTGCTGGTGGTGCTGCACGTGTGCACCGTGGGCAAGGCGTTCCGGAGGTGGTCCACGGCTACCTCGGCCCGGGATAGGCGCGGCGGCCCCAGCCACGGCCTGTCGGCCGACCGGCTTAAGCGGCTGCCTTGCTACGCGTTCGGGGCGGGGCGGGACGGCACCCTTGACTGCGCCGTCTGCCTGGAGAGCTTCCGGGGAGGCGACAGGTGCAGGCTGCTGCCGGCCTGCGGCCACAGCTTCCATGCGCAGTGCGTGGATCCTTGGCTGCTCACGGCGCCGGTCTGCCCCATCTGCCGGAGGCGCGCCGACGGGCGAAGCCCCGGCACAGCCTCTCCCAACGGTCCAACACATCAATCTCATGTAAGATTCGATGTAGATCCTGTCAGTTAG
- the LOC135593631 gene encoding uncharacterized protein LOC135593631 encodes MAFLSQGRHRIPHPLPLAYKPYRPSSPSPQFCRNRVPLSPLKPFKNIWSVHESFSLSQFAIPVLRFRPRISVGDAEECDHRELGDGGGILLGSEDLGDESQVFKKTLRLVECAMFASVAGLAYFLSNSLAIENYFSCFFSLPIVISSMRWGVAAGRKTMVATTMLLLTLSGPVKASTYMLMHGVVGLAIGTLWRLRFNWVTSIALCTLVRALGAVGYVLLSSFLIRENILALITINIHASLTYILTAMGVNTIPSMNAIYLIFGSLLLLNCGFFVLLLHILYAIFLAKLGLKASLTLPAWLENAI; translated from the exons ATGGCTTTTTTAAGCCAGGGTCGCCACCGCATTCCCCATCCCCTTCCCCTGGCCTACAAACCCTACCGACCCTCCTCTCCCTCGCCCCAGTTCTGCCGTAATCGCGTCCCTCTTTCCCCTCTCAAACCTTTCAAGAATATCTGGTCGGTCCATGAATCATTTTCCCTCTCCCAATTCGCGATTCCTGTTCTCCGTTTCCGCCCTAGGATTTCGGTCGGCGACGCTGAGGAGTGCGACCATCGAGAACTGGGAGATGGGGGCGGGATTTTGTTGGGTTCCGAGGATCTGGGGGATGAGAGCCAAGTGTTCAAGAAGACCCTGCGGCTGGTGGAGTGCGCCATGTTCGCGTCCGTCGCTGGCCTCGCCTACTTCTTGAGCAACTCTCTTGCTATCGAG AATTACTTCAGTTGTTTCTTTTCCTTGCCTATAGTGATCTCTTCAATGAGATGGGGAGTGGCAGCCGGCAGAAAGACCATG GTGGCTACAACTATGCTATTGCTTACTCTATCAGGTCCAGTTAAAGCATCTACGTACATG CTTATGCATGGAGTAGTTGGTCTGGCTATCGGCACTCTGTGGAG ACTTCGTTTTAATTGGGTTACTTCGATTGCTCTTTGCACACTT GTTCGTGCACTGGGGGCTGTTGGATATGTCTTGTTATCGTCATTCTTAATTAGAGAAAACATACTTGCCCTG ATCACAATCAACATTCATGCTTCTCTAACATATATACTCACGGCTATGGGAGTGAATACAATCCCATCGATGAATGCCATATATTTAATCTTTGGTAGCTTG CTCCTCCTGAACTGTGGATTCTTTGTTCTCTTGCTGCACATTCTATATGCAATATTTCTTGCCAAGCTGGGACTAAAGGCTTCTTTGACACTTCCAGCATGGTTGGAGAATGCAATCTAA
- the LOC135593632 gene encoding heat shock protein 90-5, chloroplastic-like, which translates to MAPVLTQSLGSTFTVSLHRLSIPLRSNSARALRFRTSFLPQPLGSGISFPVSGLSCKAERRERWMRVRCEAAVAEKESEEASGEKFEYQAEVSRLLDLIVHSLYSHKEVFLRELVSNASDALDKLRFLSVTDSSLLGDAGDLEIRVKPDPDNGTIAITDTGIGMTKEELIDCLGTIAQSGTSRFLNALKENKDVGTDNGLIGQFGVGFYSAFLVAERVVVSTKSPKSDKQYVWEALADSSSYGIREETDPEKFIKRGTQITLFLREDEKFEFADPTRIQALIKNYSQFVSFPIYTWQEKSRTVEVEEEEDPKEGEEAKTEDEKKKKKKTVTEKYWDWELANETKPIWMRNQKEVEKNEYNEFYKKTFNEFLDPVAYTHFTTEGEVEFRSVLYIPGMAPLNNEDIINPKTKNIRLYVKRVFISDDFDGELFPRYLSFVKGVVDSDDLPLNVSREILQESRIVRIMRKRLVRKTFDMIQELSENENKEDYKKFWENFGKLLKLGCIEDSGNHKRLAPLLRFYSSKSEEDLISLDQYVENMGENQKAIYYLATDSLKSAKTAPFLEKLVQKDIEVLYLVEPIDEVAIQNLQSYKEKKFADISKEDLELGDEDEVKEREDKQEYNLLCDWMKQQLGDKVAKVQISKRLSSSPCVLVSGKFGWSANMERLMKAQTLGDTSSLEFMRGRRILEINPEHPIIKDLNAACKNDSSSTEAKRAVDLLYDTALISSGYIPDSPAELGNKIYEMMGIALGGRWGRSESEEAAEGAEATSAEAVSSDATEAEVVEPSEVRTENDPWKD; encoded by the exons GGACCTCGTTTCTTCCGCAACCTCTCGGCTCCGGGATTTCATTTCCGGTGTCGGGTCTGAGTTGCAAGGCGGAGAGGAGGGAGCGCTGGATGCGCGTCCGGTGCGAGGCGGCCGTCGCTGAGAAAGAATCCGAGGAGGCTTCGGGGGAGAAGTTTGAGTACCAGGCCGAG GTCAGCCGCCTATTGGACTTGATTGTTCATAGTTTGTACAGCCACAAGGAGGTGTTTCTTAGGGAGCTTGTAAG CAACGCAAGCGATGCTTTGGACAAGTTGAGGTTTTTGAGTGTGACAGATTCCTCATTACTTGGTGATGCTGGTGACTTGGAGATACGGGTCAAGCCTGATCCAGATAATGGAACTATTGCGATAAC AGATACTGGTATTGGAATGACCAAAGAAGAGCTAATTGATTGCCTTGGGACTATTGCTCAGAGTGGAACATCAAGGTTTTTGAATGCTCTCAAG GAGAACAAAGATGTTGGGACAGACAATGGTTTGATTGGCCAGTTTGGTGTCGGATTTTATTCAGCTTTCCTTGTTGCTGAGCGG GTTGTGGTGTCAACAAAAAGTCCGAAGTCTGATAAACAGTATGTGTGGGAAGCATTAGCAGATAGTAGTTCATATGGGATAAGAGAAGAGACTGATCCTGAGAAGTTCATAAAGCGTGGAACTCAGATCACCCTGTTTTTACGA GAGGATGAAAAATTTGAATTTGCAGACCCAACACGCATCCAGGCATTGATCAAGAATTACTCTCAGTTTGTCTCCTTCCCCATATATACATGGCAGGAGAAATCAAGGACGGTGGAG GTCGAGGAAGAAGAGGACccaaaggaaggagaagaagcaaAAACAGAG gatgagaagaaaaagaagaagaaaactgtAACTGAGAAATATTGGGACTGGGAACTGGCAAATGAGACAAAACCTATATGG ATGCGGAATCAAAAGGAGGTTGAGAAAAATGAATATAATGAGTTCTACAAGAAGACATTCAATGAGTTCCTGGATCCTGTTGCTTACACCCACTTCACCACTGAG GGTGAGGTGGAATTTAGAAGCGTTCTCTACATTCCTGGAATGGCACCTCTAAACAATGAGGATATAATAAATCCCAAGACCAAAAATATACGCTTGTATGTCAAACGTGTATTTATTTCTGATGATTTTGATGGTGAGCTG TTTCCTCGGTACTTGAGTTTTGTGAAGGGTGTGGTTGATTCAGATGACCTTCCTCTAAATGTTTCTCGGGAGATTCTCCAAGAAAGTCGAATT GTAAGAATTATGCGAAAGAGGCTAGTTAGGAAGACATTTGACATGATTCAAGAGTTATCTGAGAATGAAAACAAAGAG GACTATAAGAAATTCTGGGAgaattttggcaagcttctaAAATTGGGTTGTATTGAGGATTCAGGAAATCACAAGCGACTGGCACCTTTGCTGCGCTTTTACTCTTCCAAGAGTGAGGAAGATTTGATAAGCTTGGATCAATATGTGGAAAATATGGGTGAGAACCAGAAGGCTATATATTACTTGGCAACAGACAGCCTTAAAAGTGCCAAAACTGCCCCCTTTCTGGAGAAGCTTGTTCAAAAGGATATTGAA GTGTTATATCTTGTGGAACCTATTGATGAAGTTGCTATACAGAATCTTCAGTCATACAAAGAAAAGAAGTTTGCTGATATCAGCAAAGAAGACCTAGAATTAG GCGATGAGGATGAGGTGAAGGAGAGAGAAGACAAACAAGAGTACAATCTTCTATGTGATTGGATGAAACAGCAGCTTGGTGATAAGGTAGCAAAAGTCCAAATTTCTAAGAGGCTTAGCTCTTCACCATGTGTACTTGTTTCTGGCAAGTTTGGATGGTCAGCAAACATGGAAAG ACTCATGAAAGCACAGACACTCGGAGATACATCAAGTTTAGAGTTCATGAGAGGGAGAAGAATCTTAGAGATCAATCCTGAGCACCCCATCATTAAAGACTTGAAT GCTGCATGCAAGAATGACTCAAGCAGCACAGAAGCAAAGAGGGCAGTGGATTTATTGTATGATACGGCTCTGATCTCGAGTGGCTATATC CCTGACAGCCCTGCTGAACTGGGCAACAAAATATATGAGATGATGGGCATTGCTCTTGGTGGAAGATGGGGAAGATCAGAATCAGAGGAAGCAGCAGAAGGAGCCGAGGCAACAAGCGCCGAAGCTGTCTCTTCAGATGCGACAGAGGCAGAGGTGGTTGAGCCCTCAGAAGTGAGGACAGAGAATGATCCTTGGAAGGATTAA